Proteins from a genomic interval of Polaribacter sp. Q13:
- a CDS encoding alpha-1,4-glucan--maltose-1-phosphate maltosyltransferase, translating to MQNQSRIVVENIAPQINQGTVNIKRVVNEIVNVTADVLVDGHDVLQANLLFKHEKDSKWSEIRMTPTFNDEYTASFQTTKQGYYSYKVEGWVDYALNWQHGLGRKIDDCQHVNSELLEGAELLFTIIDTVSPEEKDYLLHLIFIFKNSETYTEAIKQAVSERLTSILKKYPEKSLTETSPEYKVYVDRKKARFSTWYEFFPRSASEQEGKHGTFNDCHRILPRVAQMGFDTLYFPPVHPIGEVNRKGKNNTTVAQDGDVGSTWGIGSKYGGHKDLHPELGSLDDFKNLVAKAKELGIEVAMDYALQAAPDHPWVTEHPDWFKWRPDGTVQYAENPPKKYQDILPIYWESKDFKNLWQECLDTLLYWIDCGINVFRVDNPHTKPYFFWGWIIAEVKKQHPDVLFLAEAFTRPKVMQQLAKQGYTQSYTYFTWRDSKHELIEYMNDLTKTDQKEYMYPNFWPNTPDINPFHLQGAPESKYIQRYALAATLSSNIGIYGPVFEQMISEPIPGKEEYYMSEKFQLCHYDWFKENKVTTLISKINHIRKEHESYQQTNNIQFLETGNDQIIAFYKWNDNRTNETITIISLDAYNSQSGSVQLPLHALKINHGQKIEVEDLVTRNCYNWYNEWNYVELHPTLPFHIFKINK from the coding sequence ATGCAAAATCAAAGTAGAATTGTAGTAGAAAATATTGCTCCTCAAATAAACCAAGGAACAGTAAATATTAAACGAGTTGTAAATGAAATTGTAAATGTAACTGCAGACGTTTTAGTGGATGGTCATGATGTACTTCAGGCAAATTTATTATTTAAACATGAAAAAGATAGTAAATGGTCGGAAATTAGAATGACGCCAACCTTTAATGATGAATATACCGCTAGTTTTCAAACCACAAAACAAGGTTATTATTCATATAAAGTAGAAGGTTGGGTAGATTATGCATTAAATTGGCAACATGGTTTAGGAAGAAAAATTGATGATTGTCAGCATGTAAATTCAGAACTTTTAGAAGGAGCAGAACTTTTATTTACAATTATAGATACCGTTTCTCCTGAGGAAAAAGACTATTTACTACATTTAATATTCATATTTAAAAATAGTGAAACTTATACTGAAGCCATTAAACAAGCTGTTTCGGAGAGGTTAACATCTATTTTAAAAAAATATCCTGAGAAATCTTTAACTGAGACTTCTCCAGAATATAAAGTATACGTAGATAGAAAAAAAGCTCGTTTTAGTACTTGGTACGAATTTTTTCCACGTTCGGCTTCTGAACAAGAGGGCAAACACGGAACTTTTAATGACTGTCACAGAATATTACCTAGAGTTGCCCAAATGGGGTTTGACACATTATACTTTCCTCCTGTTCATCCTATTGGTGAAGTAAACAGAAAAGGAAAAAATAACACTACTGTAGCACAAGATGGAGATGTTGGGTCTACTTGGGGAATTGGTTCTAAATATGGAGGTCATAAAGATTTGCATCCAGAATTAGGTTCTTTAGACGATTTTAAAAATTTAGTAGCAAAAGCAAAAGAATTAGGCATTGAAGTTGCTATGGATTATGCTTTGCAAGCTGCACCAGATCATCCTTGGGTTACAGAACACCCAGATTGGTTTAAATGGAGACCAGATGGAACCGTGCAATATGCAGAAAATCCACCTAAAAAATACCAAGATATTCTTCCAATTTATTGGGAAAGTAAAGACTTTAAAAATCTTTGGCAAGAATGTTTAGACACCTTATTATATTGGATTGATTGTGGAATTAACGTATTTAGAGTTGATAACCCACATACAAAACCTTACTTCTTTTGGGGATGGATTATTGCAGAAGTTAAAAAACAGCATCCAGATGTTTTATTTTTAGCTGAAGCCTTTACCAGACCAAAAGTAATGCAACAATTAGCAAAACAAGGTTACACACAATCCTATACTTATTTTACTTGGAGAGATTCTAAACATGAATTGATTGAGTATATGAATGATTTAACAAAAACCGATCAAAAAGAGTATATGTACCCTAATTTCTGGCCAAACACACCAGATATTAATCCCTTTCACTTACAAGGTGCTCCAGAAAGCAAATACATACAACGTTATGCTTTAGCTGCTACTTTAAGTTCTAATATTGGAATTTACGGACCTGTTTTTGAACAAATGATAAGTGAGCCTATTCCTGGAAAGGAAGAATACTATATGTCAGAGAAATTTCAGCTTTGTCATTACGATTGGTTCAAAGAAAACAAAGTAACTACTTTAATTTCTAAAATAAATCATATTAGAAAAGAGCACGAATCTTATCAGCAAACAAATAATATTCAATTTTTAGAAACCGGTAATGATCAAATTATTGCTTTCTACAAATGGAATGATAATAGAACTAATGAAACCATAACAATTATAAGTTTAGATGCTTATAATTCACAATCCGGTTCGGTACAACTTCCGCTTCATGCCTTAAAAATTAATCATGGCCAGAAAATAGAAGTTGAAGATTTGGTAACAAGAAATTGCTACAATTGGTATAATGAATGGAATTATGTTGAGTTACATCCAACATTACCATTTCATATTTTTAAAATCAATAAGTAA
- a CDS encoding glucose-1-phosphate adenylyltransferase has translation MINNKVLGIILGGGQGSRLYPLTKDRSKPAVPIAGKYRLVDIPISNCINSDIKRMYVLTQFNSASLNAHIKNTYHFSFFSSAFVDVLAAEQTMKSDKWFQGTADAVRQSMQHFLANDFEYALILSGDQLYQMDFNDMIQKHEESGAEISIATYPVNAKDATSFGLLKTNEENIITSFIEKPAAELLPNWTSDVGSEMKAQNRDYLASMGIYIFNRDLLIKLMENPDTNDFGGEIIPQAIEEHKTLSYQYDGYWEDIGTIDSFFEANLGLTDDVPQFNLYDEKGIYTRPRILPTSKISGSILNRAVIGDGCIIHAEKVERSVIGIRSRIGKNSLISNTYMMGNDSYETLEEIAENNIAIMMGIGERCYIHNCIIDKNCRIGDDVRINGGKHIENVETDTYMVKDGIVVIKKDATIPKGTNIG, from the coding sequence ATGATAAACAATAAAGTACTCGGAATTATTTTAGGTGGAGGCCAGGGATCAAGATTATACCCTTTAACAAAAGATAGATCTAAACCTGCTGTACCAATTGCGGGTAAATATAGATTAGTAGATATTCCTATTTCTAACTGTATCAATTCTGATATAAAAAGAATGTATGTTTTAACGCAATTTAATTCTGCTTCTTTAAATGCCCATATAAAAAATACCTACCATTTTAGTTTTTTTAGTTCTGCTTTTGTAGATGTTTTGGCTGCTGAACAAACCATGAAAAGTGACAAATGGTTTCAAGGAACTGCTGATGCCGTAAGACAAAGTATGCAACATTTTTTAGCGAACGATTTTGAATACGCTTTAATTCTTTCTGGAGATCAACTATATCAGATGGATTTTAATGATATGATTCAAAAACACGAAGAAAGTGGTGCTGAAATATCTATTGCAACGTATCCCGTAAATGCTAAAGATGCAACTTCATTCGGTTTATTAAAAACTAATGAAGAAAATATAATTACTTCATTCATAGAAAAACCAGCAGCAGAGTTATTACCAAATTGGACTTCTGACGTAGGTAGTGAAATGAAAGCACAAAACAGAGATTATTTGGCTTCAATGGGAATCTATATTTTTAATAGAGATTTATTGATTAAATTAATGGAAAATCCAGATACCAATGATTTTGGAGGTGAAATTATACCACAAGCAATAGAAGAACATAAAACATTAAGTTATCAATATGATGGTTATTGGGAAGACATTGGTACTATAGACTCTTTCTTTGAAGCAAATTTAGGTTTAACAGATGATGTGCCTCAATTTAATTTATATGATGAAAAAGGTATTTATACTAGACCAAGAATTTTACCAACTTCTAAAATTTCTGGTTCTATTTTAAATAGAGCTGTCATTGGAGATGGATGCATTATTCATGCAGAAAAAGTAGAAAGATCTGTTATTGGTATTCGTTCTAGAATTGGTAAAAATTCTTTAATATCAAACACCTACATGATGGGTAATGATTCTTATGAAACTTTAGAAGAAATAGCAGAAAATAATATTGCTATTATGATGGGGATTGGAGAAAGATGTTACATACATAACTGCATTATAGATAAAAACTGTAGAATTGGTGATGATGTTAGAATTAATGGTGGCAAACATATAGAAAATGTAGAAACAGACACTTATATGGTTAAAGACGGAATTGTAGTAATTAAAAAAGATGCTACCATACCTAAGGGAACAAATATAGGATAG
- the glgA gene encoding glycogen synthase → MKALFYTREFPPYVYGGAGVHVEYLAAELAKLMQVDVRCFGDQNETNTNPTVKGFPYENPIFDNSDDKLKAIFQTLSTGLHMNAEPIDADVIHCHTWYSHFAGIVAKLCYGIPLVITTHSLEPLRPWKREQLGRGYDASSWIEKTAIEMADALIAVSEETKEDVLKHFNVDEKKIKVIYNGINLQQYVTTSETATLDEYGIDKNKPYVLFVGRITRQKGIIHLVNAIKYIDPDTQIVLCAGAPDTPEIGEEMKAAVNEVKKTRENVIWIDKMVTKEEIIQLYSHADVFCCPSIYEPFGIINIEAMACDTAVVASAVGGIKEVVVHGETGFLIPVEQQDSAPFEPINPDKFARDLADGINTVINDPELRKSMAQKGRKRVEEHFDWISIAKQVEELYKSLKK, encoded by the coding sequence ATGAAAGCCCTTTTTTATACTCGAGAATTTCCTCCTTATGTATATGGTGGTGCTGGTGTTCATGTAGAATATCTTGCCGCAGAATTAGCAAAACTTATGCAGGTTGACGTAAGGTGTTTTGGAGACCAGAATGAAACCAACACCAACCCAACTGTAAAAGGTTTTCCATATGAGAACCCGATTTTCGACAATTCTGACGATAAACTTAAAGCCATATTTCAAACTTTAAGTACAGGTCTTCATATGAATGCTGAACCTATTGATGCAGATGTTATTCATTGCCATACTTGGTACTCTCACTTTGCTGGAATAGTTGCAAAACTTTGTTATGGAATTCCTTTAGTAATTACTACACACTCTTTAGAACCGTTAAGACCCTGGAAAAGGGAACAATTAGGGCGTGGTTATGATGCCTCTTCTTGGATAGAAAAAACAGCAATTGAAATGGCAGATGCTCTTATTGCCGTTTCTGAAGAAACCAAAGAAGATGTTTTAAAACATTTTAATGTAGACGAGAAAAAAATTAAAGTAATATATAACGGTATTAACTTACAGCAATATGTTACTACTTCAGAAACTGCTACGTTAGATGAATATGGTATTGATAAAAATAAACCTTATGTACTTTTTGTTGGTAGAATAACAAGACAAAAAGGAATTATACATTTAGTTAATGCTATAAAATATATAGATCCAGATACCCAGATAGTACTTTGTGCTGGTGCACCAGATACACCTGAAATAGGTGAAGAAATGAAAGCTGCCGTTAACGAAGTTAAAAAAACTCGTGAAAACGTAATCTGGATTGATAAGATGGTCACTAAAGAAGAAATTATTCAATTATACTCTCACGCCGATGTATTTTGTTGCCCATCTATTTACGAACCTTTTGGAATTATAAATATTGAGGCAATGGCTTGTGATACCGCTGTTGTTGCAAGTGCCGTTGGTGGTATTAAAGAAGTTGTTGTTCATGGAGAAACTGGCTTTCTAATCCCAGTAGAACAGCAAGACTCTGCACCTTTTGAACCTATTAATCCAGATAAATTTGCTAGAGATTTAGCCGATGGAATTAATACCGTAATTAACGATCCGGAGTTAAGAAAATCGATGGCTCAAAAAGGTAGAAAAAGAGTAGAAGAACATTTTGATTGGATATCTATAGCAAAGCAAGTAGAAGAATTATATAAATCACTAAAAAAATAA